The Novosphingobium sp. THN1 genome includes a window with the following:
- a CDS encoding teicoplanin resistance protein VanZ, whose translation MRESQEILVDMPRSTLIPILAATFWLCVVVTLFFALSPRGDIALVNDKTLHMLAFASLTCLACATFPFASMIRVFFWLCLFGGAIELAQMIPEVHRDAELADWLADTLAIAGVLCAIKLTGFRAWQARSALAASARGSA comes from the coding sequence TTGCGTGAAAGTCAGGAAATTCTTGTCGACATGCCACGTTCGACGTTGATACCAATTCTGGCAGCCACATTCTGGCTGTGTGTCGTCGTCACGCTCTTTTTCGCCTTGTCTCCTCGAGGCGACATCGCCCTTGTGAACGACAAGACCCTCCACATGCTGGCGTTTGCATCCCTGACGTGCCTTGCCTGCGCGACATTTCCTTTTGCGTCGATGATCCGAGTCTTTTTCTGGCTCTGTCTCTTTGGTGGAGCCATCGAACTGGCTCAGATGATCCCGGAAGTGCACCGTGATGCGGAACTCGCCGACTGGCTAGCCGATACCTTGGCGATCGCAGGTGTGCTTTGCGCAATCAAGCTGACCGGCTTTCGCGCCTGGCAGGCAAGGTCTGCTCTTGCTGCTTCGGCTCGCGGCTCGGCTTGA
- a CDS encoding M48 family metallopeptidase, whose product MDLATFWRSLAGPLSIRTIAAAALLTLGCVVSLPSLAEAPAPWPIRTRERIALVNELDFRLRSAVLPSACSKQAPVLGAEFDAISNYAANDRTAIAQLLGLHEHPQAVAVAAGSPAAIAGLAVGDDVLSINGKEPAQLPAVGGLTLSDLVHDSIVEQLSSGPVKLLIKRGGTLKELVISPRLLCPGHANLSTARNVTSHEGGNEILVTAGMVDFTRSTDELALVMGHEFAHVFLGHDKAKSLGIRRQMERDADMLGAAIARCAGYDVAKSLSFWDRFGARDKFAFLKLPTHDKASTRKQRLLAYVHETQAQCPLAAL is encoded by the coding sequence ATGGATCTGGCAACATTCTGGCGGTCCCTGGCCGGTCCGCTCTCCATTCGAACGATTGCGGCCGCGGCCCTCCTGACTCTTGGTTGCGTCGTTTCCCTGCCATCCTTGGCCGAAGCGCCAGCTCCCTGGCCAATCCGGACGCGCGAGCGGATCGCGCTGGTCAATGAGCTGGATTTCCGATTGCGCAGTGCAGTTCTGCCCTCGGCCTGCAGCAAACAAGCTCCGGTACTCGGTGCCGAGTTCGATGCCATCAGCAATTACGCGGCAAACGACCGGACCGCCATTGCGCAATTGCTGGGCCTGCATGAGCATCCCCAGGCCGTTGCCGTAGCTGCAGGCAGCCCCGCCGCTATTGCCGGCCTGGCGGTCGGTGACGACGTCCTGAGCATCAATGGCAAAGAGCCAGCGCAACTGCCAGCGGTCGGCGGCCTCACCTTGTCCGATCTCGTCCACGACAGCATTGTCGAACAGCTCTCTAGCGGACCGGTCAAACTGCTCATCAAGCGTGGCGGTACACTCAAGGAACTCGTCATCTCGCCTCGTCTGCTTTGCCCGGGCCATGCCAACCTCTCGACAGCCCGTAACGTGACTTCGCATGAAGGTGGCAATGAAATTCTCGTGACAGCCGGCATGGTCGACTTCACGCGCAGCACCGATGAGCTGGCACTGGTCATGGGGCACGAGTTCGCTCACGTGTTCCTCGGGCATGACAAGGCCAAGTCGCTCGGCATTCGCAGGCAAATGGAACGCGACGCCGATATGCTCGGTGCCGCCATTGCCCGCTGCGCAGGTTATGACGTGGCCAAGTCACTGTCCTTCTGGGACCGGTTCGGTGCGCGCGACAAGTTCGCCTTTCTCAAACTGCCAACGCACGACAAGGCAAGCACGAGAAAGCAGCGCCTGCTTGCCTATGTGCACGAAACACAAGCGCAATGTCCCTTGGCGGCGCTATGA